The genomic segment CGAGACGTACGGCGCCGAGGCGTTCGGTCATGCCGTACTGAGTCACCATCGCCCGGGCCAGCGCTGTGGCCTTCTCGATGTCATTGCCGGCGCCAGTCGTCGGATCGTGGAACACGAGCTCTTCGGCCGCTCGGCCACCCATCATGTAGGCGAGCTTGTCGAGCAGCTCGGCTCGTGTCTGCGAGTACTTGTCCTCGTCGGGCAGCACCATCGTGTAGCCGAGGGCGCGACCGCGCGGCAGGATCGTGATCTTGTGGACCGGGTCGCTCTGCGGGAGTGCCGCAGCGACGAGAGCGTGTCCGCCCTCGTGATAGGCCGTGATGAGGCGTTCCTTCTCGTTCATCAGACGGCTGCGCTTCTGCGGGCCGGAGATGACGCGATCGATTGCCTCGTCAAGCGCTGCGTTGTCGATCGTCTTGTCGCCGTTGCGCGCTGTGAGCAGCGCGGCTTCGTTGAGCACGTTGGCGAGATCGGCGCCGCTGAAGCCGGGCGTACGACGGCCAACGGCTTCGAGGTCGACATCAGGTGCGATCGGCTTGCCGCGCGAGTGCACCTTGAGGATCTGGGTACGGCCCTTGAGATCAGGGGCCTCGACGCCAATCTGACGATCGAAGCGACCGGGACGCAGCAGCGCCGGGTCAAGAACATCCGGACGGTTGGTCGCGGCGATCAGGATGACTCCGCCGCGTACGTCGAATCCGTCCATCTCGACGAGAAGCTGGTTGAGGGTCTGCTCGCGCTCGTCGTGGCCGCCGCCCATACCGGTGCCTCGGTGGCGTCCGACAGCGTCAATCTCGTCGATGAACACGATCGCGGGCGCGTTTTCCTTGGCCTGCTCGAACAGGTCGCGAACGCGGCTGGCGCCGACGCCGACGAACATCTCGACGAAGTCAGAACCGGAGATCGAGTAGAACGGGACGCCTGCCTCGCCAGCGACTGCACGAGCGAGCAGCGTCTTGCCGGTACCGGGCTGACCGTAGAGCAGAACGCCCTTGGGGATCTTGGCGCCGACGGCCTGGAACTTGGCTGGGGCCTGGAGGAATTCCTTGATCTCGCCGAGCTCCTCGATCGCCTCGTCGCAACCGGCGACGTCAGCGAACGTGGTCTTGGGAGTGTCCTTGTTCATCAGCTTCGCCTTGGACTTGGCGAACTGCATGACCCGTCCGCCACCACCGGCGGCGTTGTTCATGATCCAGATGATGAAGATGAAGAGAAGTACGAAGGGAGCGATGCTGAGCAGCAGACTCACGATGGGGCTGCTCTTGGGGATCTCGACGTCGTAGTTCGAGAGCTTCTTGTCCTTGACTGCCTGATCGGCCTGCTTGACCAGCTCGTAGCCCTGGTCACCGAGCCACGTGGCACGGACCTTCTTACCGTCTTCCTTGAGCGTCGCGCGGATCTCCTGGTCGCCCTCGACGAACTTGAGGTCCTTGACCTCGCCGTTTTCGAGGTACT from the Aeromicrobium panaciterrae genome contains:
- the ftsH gene encoding ATP-dependent zinc metalloprotease FtsH, whose amino-acid sequence is MNLKRLFKGPLPWIIAITVLVFVVLGFANSADGYSEVKTATMVKYLENGEVKDLKFVEGDQEIRATLKEDGKKVRATWLGDQGYELVKQADQAVKDKKLSNYDVEIPKSSPIVSLLLSIAPFVLLFIFIIWIMNNAAGGGGRVMQFAKSKAKLMNKDTPKTTFADVAGCDEAIEELGEIKEFLQAPAKFQAVGAKIPKGVLLYGQPGTGKTLLARAVAGEAGVPFYSISGSDFVEMFVGVGASRVRDLFEQAKENAPAIVFIDEIDAVGRHRGTGMGGGHDEREQTLNQLLVEMDGFDVRGGVILIAATNRPDVLDPALLRPGRFDRQIGVEAPDLKGRTQILKVHSRGKPIAPDVDLEAVGRRTPGFSGADLANVLNEAALLTARNGDKTIDNAALDEAIDRVISGPQKRSRLMNEKERLITAYHEGGHALVAAALPQSDPVHKITILPRGRALGYTMVLPDEDKYSQTRAELLDKLAYMMGGRAAEELVFHDPTTGAGNDIEKATALARAMVTQYGMTERLGAVRLGEDQGQPFLGRDIGHARNYSESVAAIVDEEINQLITYAHQEAFDILSENRDVLDALVMELMERETLDKAEVAEIFEPLRRRKIRPPWTGSKTRVPSKVPPVEGAPRPSANGHTPEVGVVIGPDTGPDAPAPDAPETA